A window of the Fulvia fulva chromosome 11, complete sequence genome harbors these coding sequences:
- a CDS encoding Vegetative incompatibility protein HET-E-1, protein MRLLNIRSLEFAEFHDDDRPNYAIASHRWHDGCEVTLQDVRERRNSNKSGYKKILDFAEYVKEHIPGVEWVWIDTCCINKDSAAELSDAINLMFNWYRNAEVCIAYLADVRAADDTSGFAQSEWFRRGWTLQELLAPRFVVFVIEAWEVIGTKGASVHGDSGIDTGPSIEEVVARITKLPKQALYDYGTSQIYSVEERFKWMASRGTTREEDMYYALYGIFGVTPGANYGEGRDGAKRRLLAAIHYQDNLTAQHVERFQKMAAWLSPSDPWTSHASARQLHKPQTGAWLVQSDQKAGCGKTILCSTAVEDKQRHIDLLHSLVAYDNAKRSLPGVEELEKILVSCFESYEKVFLLHTPYIGILATSRELPDIRESIARLGATPMSIATHSVDLSRDHRLSRLDPITKALIEETISELKKLKSTRPKFVKEALYSLSTTLDGTYERILTRIEPKLRLDTLIIGYSRTTRE, encoded by the exons ATGAGATTGCTTAATATCCGCAGCCTCGAGTTCGCCGAGTTCCACGACGACGACCGGCCGAATTACGCGATTGCGTCCCACCGCTGGCACGACGGCTGCGAAGTTACACTCCAGGATGTTCGAGAGAGGAGGAACTCTAACAAGAGCGGGTACAAGAAGATCTTAGACTTTGCAGAATACGTCAAGGAACATATCCCCGGGGTAGAGTGGGTGTGGATTGATACTTGTTGCATAAACAAGGACAGCGCGGCGGAGCTTTCTGACGCAATCAACTTGATGTTCAACTGGTACCGCAATGCCGAGGTGTGCATCGCGTACCTCGCGGATGTTCGGGCGGCAGACGACACGAGCGGCTTTGCACAGAGCGAGTGGTTTAGGAGGGGATGGACTTTGCAGGAGCTGCTAGCACCGCGCTTCGTCGTGTTCGTAATAGAAGCGTGGGAGGTTATCGGAACCAAAGGTGCGTCTGTACACGGTGACAGCGGGATTGACACAGGACCTAGTATAGAGGAAGTCGTCGCAAGGATCACGAAATTACCGAAGCAGGCGCTATACGACTACGGGACAAGCCAGATCTACAGTGTCGAGGAGAGGTTCAAATGGATGGCAAGCAGGGGTACGACGCGCGAGGAGGACATGTACTATGCTCTCTACGGCATCTTCGGCGTTACACCAGGTGCAAACTACGGAGAGGGACGCGACGGTGCGAAGCGGCGTCTCCTAGCGGCTATACACTACCAGGATAACCTCACCGCACAGCACGTAGAGCGGTTTCAGAAGATGGCGGCCTGGCTCTCGCCGTCCGATCCATGGACGAGCCACGCCTCCGCACGTCAGCTGCATAAGCCTCAGACTGGAGCCTGGCTAGTCCAGTCGGACCA GAAAGCAGGGTGTGGGAAGACAATCCTATGCTCTACGGCTGTGGAGGAT AAGCAGCGCCACATCGACCTGCTCCATTCGCTAGTC GCATACGACAACGCAAAACGGAGCTTGCCCGGGGTCGAGGAGCTCGAGAAGATACTAGTCTCCTGTTTCGAGTCGTACGAGAAGGTGTTTCTCCTA CATACACCCTATATCGGCATTCTCGCTACGAGCCGCGAGCTACCGGACATACGCGAATCGATAGCGAGGCTAGGGGCAACGCCGATGTCTATTGCTACACATTCCGTCGAC CTGTCGCGGGACCACCGGCTCTCTCGACTAGATCCTATAACCAAAGCGCTTATCGAAGAGACAATTTCC GAGCTAAAGAAGCTAAAATCCACTCGGCCTAAATTTGTAAAGGAGGCCTTATACTCTCTATCTACGACTCTAGACGGGACATACGAGCGGATATTAACTAGAATCGAACCGAAGTTACGCTTAGATACTCTC
- a CDS encoding Endochitinase 1, which produces MFQLLGLGIVVAATAQCNEGDCRDSTTVGATEICASQYWQEVQTNHTYYCFDNKITVADTEHSSALVSNSYNSSAAVVDSHSTVSGHLATTSATCQFCSVAEPLATTSPKAVSDGRPFSMVYYPNWSKYGRQFVPEDIKKPERFTHILYAFANISTNGTVSPSDLDADLTRPCSRSALPMGCIQGVQGLRNTNSELRILLSIGGWTYSQAGQFAAMNNPANRENFARSAEYPQNKGEGEDFLSLLQVTRAKLNASKILTAAVSPNPSRYMNLEIKEMDGLLDYWLLIGYDYSGSFNKTAAHSANVYSSTRDPLATPFNTHEAVEAYTKAGVSPSKIILGMPLYGHNFLKQTDYKALATKLANTTQVDKDLIASWSYDQASRTLVSYDNLEVAALKGKYIIDQGLGGGMWWRSAVTGTPIVV; this is translated from the exons ATGTTCCAGCTACTGGGCCTTGGTATCGTCGTTGCTGCGACTGCACAATGCAATGAGGGAGACTGTCGAGACTCCACAACAGTTGGAGCCACTGAGATCTGTGCGTCGCAGTACTGGCAGGAAGTCCAGACGAATCATACTTACTACTGCTTCGACAACAAGATTACTGTGGCTGATACTGAGCATAGCTCCGCGCTGGTCTCAAACTCATACAACAGTTCCGCGGCCGTTGTTGACTCACACAGCACCGTCAGCGGACATCTAGCTACAACTTCAGCAACCTGTCAATTCTGTAGTGTCGCAGAGCCTCTTGCCACAACTTCGCCAAAGGCTGTCAGTGATGGTCGTCCGTTCTCCATGGTCTACTATCCTAACTGGTCTAAATATGGTCGACAGTTTGTCCCCGAGGACATCAAAAAACCCGAGAGATTCACTCACATTCTGTATGCATTTGCAAATATTAGTACCAATGGTACTGTCTCTCCTAGCGATCTCGACGCGGATTTGACTCGCCCATGTAGTAGAAGTGCTCTCCCTATGGGCTGCATACAAGGCGTCCAGGGGCTGAGAAACACGAACTCCGAGTTGAGGATCTTGCTCAGCATTGGCGGCTGGACCTATTCTCAAGCTGGACAATTTGCAGCTATGAACAACCCCGCCAATCGTGAGAACTTCGCCCGAAGTGCA GAATATCCGCAAAATAAGGGCGAGGGTGAGGACTTTCTCTCTCTGCTCCAAGTCACGAGAGCAAAGCTTAATGCCTCGAAGATATTAACAGCAGCTGTATCACCGAACCCAAGTCGCTATATGAATCTAGAGATCAAAGAGATGGACGGGCTTCTGGATTATTGGCTGCTAATAGGCTACGACTACTCGGGATCCTTTAACAAAACCGCTGCCCACTCGGCGAATGTGTACTCTTCCACTCGCGATCCACTAGCTACACCTTTCAACACCCACGAAGCGGTAGAAGCCTATACTAAGGCAGGCGTTTCTCCGAGCAAAATTATACTAGGCATGCCGCTTTACGGTCATAACTTCTTGAAACAGACG gactataag GCCCTAGCGACGAAGCTGGCGAATACGACTCAAGTCGACAAAGACCTCATCGCCTCGTGGAGCTACGATCAAGCGTCCCGTACGCTCGTATCCTACGACAATCTAGAAGTGGCAGCTTTGAAGGGCAAATACATTATAGATCAAGGTCTAGGGGGAGGCATGTGGTGGAGATCAGCGGTGACGGGGACACCGATAGTGGTATAA
- a CDS encoding Ecp22 has product MLSFNIAIALVLATQWLALAQEVASPLEWTDDPWAVSDESKSCGAKSCLPCERVVWGMISNHRTCSQINQDDVIHSVNDVFWAVSGTCHPQVTFEGNRLNIITNTYDCYASIRLPRAHKKVDWGQVKGKQLPGKGDYFHLDSWSTDGSVWCQLESGRNCNW; this is encoded by the coding sequence ATGCTGTCCTTCAACATTGCAATTGCACTAGTCCTCGCGACACAATGGCTCGCTCTCGCTCAGGAGGTTGCTTCACCTCTAGAGTGGACCGATGATCCATGGGCTGTGTCGGACGAATCGAAGTCGTGTGGCGCGAAGAGCTGTCTACCATGCGAACGTGTTGTATGGGGTATGATCTCTAACCACAGAACATGCTCGCAGATCAATCAGGACGACGTTATCCATAGTGTTAACGATGTTTTTTGGGCGGTTTCGGGCACATGTCATCCTCAAGTTACCTTTGAAGGAAATCGACTCAATATCATAACGAACACATACGACTGCTATGCTTCTATTCGACTACCAAGAGCCCACAAGAAGGTCGACTGGGGCCAGGTGAAAGGCAAGCAACTACCAGGCAAAGGAGACTATTTCCACTTAGACAGTTGGTCGACGGACGGGTCTGTTTGGTGTCAGCTAGAGTCGGGCAGAAATTGCAACTGGTAG